One Eurosta solidaginis isolate ZX-2024a chromosome 1, ASM4086904v1, whole genome shotgun sequence genomic window, ATCTACTTTAAAACTAATTGAAATAACTGATAAAGACGAAATTTTAACCATTATTAAAAATGAACACATTCGTAATAACCATAGGGGAATACCAGAAGTATTTTTAGAAATAAAGAGCAAATATTTTTAtcccaaattatttaaaatgataACAACGGTTATAAACAATTGCACAATTTGCCAAGTGGCTAAACACGACAGAAATCCAATAAAAACTCCATTTAAAATAACAGAAGCTCCATCTCATTTCAATGACATTGCGCATATCGATATCTGGTAtccatgtaaaaataaaatgtatttaacaaCCATTGATAAATTTTCTAAGTACGCTACATTTCAAAAGTTGAATGATAGGAACTGGATCGCGATTCTCGAAGCTATAAAACTGCGTATCCAGTGCTTGGGTAAAATGAGTAAGCTTATTTTCGATAATGAAAGCTGTATACTACACGATGCAGTTAGTTTATTTTTGAAAGAGGAAAATATTGAAGCACATACCACCACGGCTTATTTAAAGACCGCTAATTCCGATATTGAACGCCTACATGGTACATTAAACGAGCACTTAAGAATAATGGAAGCAGAcacaaaaactaaaaattttgagttggatggaaaattatttaaaatttttaatttctacaaCAACACAATACATTCAACAACGAAAAGAAGACCTATAGATTTTATAATAAAGAATTTTTATAGAGAATATATCGAAAAACTAAGTCACGAATACCAAGCtcaaaaagtacaaaaaataaataaattaaatcaaaatagaAGCCATGAATCAAATCTCGTAGATAACGTTGTAAAAAATAGACAAACTCCGAAAAACAAGGCAATTATGTTATGTTATTCATAATTCAAATAACCGCAAAACAAGGTATTATAATGCGCAGCTAAAGAGGAGATATAAATTCCAATAATTTTACATTTTCTCTCtcgtttgattttattctttagttaagatatatacaATACATTAActgttgaaaaaacaaaaaacaaaaaaaaaattttgctataaACATTCTGTGATGGCTgaagcagcggcgcctaaacgttgccgatgaaggaatttagcagttcccgaaatggatctatacaacgagctttggcagttgcctaaattttttctttcttctattctaatttaaaaaatttttcaattaagaaaaaatgtctcataacaataataatgttaaaaaataattttaggccttgagctcgattcgaacccgcgatcttacaaatcagtaggccgatataacaaaaaagtattatttataaacaaaaatttactttttctTTGCCAATATTCATAACCAGACCgcatttatttatgtattattttCAATCAAAGACTGAAATATGTATAAAAACAAATATTCTTTCGTTTTTATGGTCCAATAGAAAAATTAGTGGTAGTGGAAATTTAAATCTGATGCATTGTGCCCAACTATGGTTATGGTTTAATTCAGCTTTGTCGTTGATAGCTCACAGGTTTAGCAATCAACCTTTAAAGGatacaaacattttattttcttttataaaaaattctgtGAAAAGAAATTTGTGTTTGCATAGttgacatgtatgtatgtatatattcataATActgaaatatgaaaataaatattattttgttaCGTTAATTTCGCTTATTACTTAACTTTTCTACTTTCCTAGCATTGTCCAGTCACGGTTGCACATCTTCATGCACATTGAGTCCTTCATTTTGCCTTTTCTTTATGATCAATGTAATCGTTGTTGAATCCAACGaacaaacgcctgaattgatgaAATTCGGGGAAAAATGAATAAATTCGCACATGCATGAAGCTGCAAGTGATTTGGTTGATTTCAAATCAATGGCGAGTATGTTCATTTGAACAAGTTGTATCGTTGAATTTGATCATGTTGCAGAATGAGAGCGAACTATGTTGTGTTCGAATTTATCCGTTCtgttaaatgtttgtatggtgaacccccagggggttccagggggtgtgccactggcatcggtgggtcgggcctccaaagttagtgggggtcggtaatacatttggactcgattggagcagtctaaatgggtcaaagtgggatttttcaatatttgcccctacccaaaagttcgacccaaattgggggggggcatcagaattcgttttagaggtatgggtccttcggcaaagtttcttattttgatccctagaatatgattttcacagagcaatgggcgatttttttgcctccccacaaatcgacccgccctattgtacaggtataaaggagtcgagatagatatatacttccatatatcaaaatcatcagtatcgaaacaaaatttgattgagccatgcccgtccgtccgtctgtccgttaacacgataacttgagtaaaaattaagatatcttcaccaaatttggtacacaagcttatctggacccagaatagattggtattgaaaatgagtgaaatcggatgataaccacgcccactttttatatatataacattttgggacacacaaaaaaccttattatttagtaaataatacacctagaatgttgaaatttgacgtgtggactgatattgagactcttgataaacatttgaaaaaacttgtttacaatgggcgtggcccacttgtgctaaaatcaattttacaaatattattaattataaatcaaaaatcgttaaacctataataacaaaatttggcaaagaggttgcctttactataaggaaagctttgaagaaaaattaacgagaacggttaaggaccacgcacacttttatataaaagatttttaaaagggtcgtggacgaataaaataagctatatctttgcaaaaaggacctttatatcaatggtatttcatttcccaagtggatttataacataaataggataaacttcaaatttaaaaaaatgggcgtggcaccgtcccttttatgactaagtaattctctatgtttcgggagccataactcgaagaaaaattagttcagaataataccatatgtatatgtattattgcggagccttgtaacactattaagcacacaaaacaaacaacaacagcatttcaagtgtacagctgggaatgtaaagttcggtttcacccgaacttagacttccttacttgttttaatttgctttttttaagcttatactaattttaaattcttccACTTAAGTccacatttaaaatatattagcattgaaaattaaaaagcagggcaattcgaaaatcggcgaaaatttacgattttccatggaatgccCCTACTATTgactttgtcattgtacttctaAGCCAGAGTTTTATTCGACACACGTAAGCAAAATACGTTTAAGCACTAGCGGTCGGGAATACCAATgtgccaaatatgaaataaacactcAAAATAAACTTTCTCAGAAGATAAACATTGGGGGGATTTTTTGCAATAGGCAAAgcaatttttgctcaatttatgatatgaatttttataataaataaataaataagtgcaAAGCGAGAAAACCTCCGATTTTGGTTggagcttgtcttccaatttgcataGTGCTTCATTTTAATTGTCCCCAAATTGGTcggaatttttataataatgaagaaaatttccaTGCATGTATATTACAAAGGTTTTCCTTTTGTTTTTAGATAAATTTTATTCTTTTGAGAAGAAATCCCTCTTGTAAAAAACCATTCCCATttagcagaaaaaaaaaatagagtgAACGTAGAATTGATATCTGTCACAGATTTACAGAGCTTCGACTGCTTTTTGGGGGAGGGTTGGACTTCCAATTTCGAGAAAAACGTGGCCGAGAAgccagatatacatacatatttacaaggGTGCCGTGAAGATTCAACCCTGTCAAAATTAATTACTTTTTTTAACTTATacttataattaattattttgAGGTGAACAATTTTTAGGAATTCAAGCACTTTCTATTATTTAAATCTCAATATTCGTCTTATCTCGAATCCAATCCAAGTAGGAAGTGACACGAGTATATGCAGCTGGTAAATAAGTTCCGAATCCTAGCATTGAAGTAACAGACACAATACCAATTTGAATCTTTGAAGATGCCAACACCAATGGGCCACCAGAGTCACCTCCAAGAAGTTTAATACGATTATCAGTGGCAGTACAAATTTTTCCGTCATGGATAATAGATGAACCATAATATGCTGCAGCACATTCCTCGTTTGAGATCACTCTAAAATAGGCAAACTGTAAAACAGGTGAATTCGATCTGTGTGTATGAGAGGTATAACCCCAACCAGAAGCCATAACAGTTCTATGAAAGTAAGTCAGATGGCGTGAAGCATGATTTGGTAGAGACACCGGTTGAATGGCAGGTGAACAAGTTACAGCTGGAATTTTGATCAAAGCTATATCATTTCTAGCAGTTCTCATTTCGAATTCGGGATGAACTATAAAGTGACGTCGGTGTACTTCCAGTTGTACAATGGCATCTGACTCATAGATGCTGCCTAAGTATATGGTCACCTTCATAGCACTGAAATTGAAAGGATTGACCAGATCAGATTGCGTATCGACGATACGTTATTGGGTGATTaacttattaatttttcttttcgccAATTGGCTCACACCCTAAAACATAGAGTACATATAATTGAAAACTTACGTTGAAGTACAATGAGCGGCCGTCAGCACCCATTCTTCGCTTATTAGAGATCCACCACAAAAGCGAAAATCTCCAccataatataataacaaaccaGCTTGATAAGGAAATTGATTAGCAGCTGCCGTTTGCCCATTTGATATACGTGGACTTACGCGTTCACGTTGTGTATTTCTAGGTTCCCGAATTTCAAACGCCGAGGCGAAGCATAGTAGCAGTGACAAAGCTATCAACGATTTCATGTTGCTGCTGTTCAAGCAAATTCAGACTGACTAAAGCATtgactattttattttatttacggtATAGTTCCATTGCGTACTATGGGGTAGTTTGCAATATTTTGtcataaatgtatatatttcggcCACAGTATATAGGCATTTGACTGAGCAAAAAGCgagatttttattttctatcgATTACGAATACTTCGGATACATTTTAACCTTTCACCTTAACTCCAAAGTTTCAATCGGTCAAGAGAGAACAGAACAGTGAGAGTAAGAGAAAGAGTAAAATTACAAACAAAGGCAAGAGAAAGATTGAGTGAAGGTCAAGAAAGAAGAGAACGGTGAGAGTGATAGCACAAAAGTTACACAAAAAATGCAGAGACAAATTTAGGGAAATAGGCACACGGAAGTAACTATActttatttcgaaataatttttatattagaCTCAAACGTAGCGAGGCAACGGACGCAATGCTAGTAaaactaaaacaagtaaaggtgtttaagttcgggtataaccgaatattatatactcagcgtgagcttcaatttcacatttcatttgagataaattacttttatacataacacgtggcaccacccgttaaaaaaaaatgtatccccatttcctcttaccataaaacttgataagtgaaacgtgattgattcaaaactattttttactaagttataggttattattctagtctacgaccttttaaaaccttttaaatttgttttatatctaagttgccgtagtctttaGCCCATCCCGTCCATTTTAACTAAaactattttctgctataggaaaaatttttgtacccacttttgttacgatatgtaaatttttcttcgagttatggctcccgaaacattgaaaattgcttaaacAATAAAgaggtggtgccacacccattttttcaaatttaagcgttttccaatttaatgttatatttcaatttagaaagtaaaattctgtcgatacaaagctctttttcgctaagtaTAGCTTATTATCTTCGTCtaccgcccttttaaaaatcttttatataaaaatgggcgtggtctttgCTGTAAGGAAAATTGTTGTACcctattttattacgatccgttaatttttcttcggcatatggctcccgaaacatagaaaattgcttagttataaaaggggccgtgccacgtccattttttaaaatttgaagtttttcctatttattgttataaatccacttgggaaaagaaataccattgaaagaaagctcttttttgcaaagatatggcttaattaattcatccacgacccttttaaaaatcttttatataaaagtgggcgttgtccttaaccgatttcattaatttttcttcaaagcattcctcatagtaaaggcaacctctctgccgaattttgttacgataggtttaacgatttttgatttatgattaataatatttgtaaaactgattttatcacaagtgggcgttgccacgcccatttacatatttttttaaaaatttttatcaagagccttAATATCAGTCTTAAACACGTCGAATTTCatcattctatgtgtattatttactaaataatcaggttttttgtgttttccaaaatttttatatatataaaatgtgggcgtggttatcatccgatttcgctcattttcaataccaatctattctgggtccagataagctcgtgtacgaaatctggtgaagacatctcaatatttactcaagttatcgtgttaacggacagacggacggacggacggtcatagctcaatcaatttttttttcgatactgatgagtttgatatatataatactctgtgcgcaaagcacgctgagtataaatatcttttaattagttttatgtacattatttgaaaattgtattttaattatattttcaaaCATTAAGCCCTCGTTGTCCTTAATCCAATCTAAGTAGTGAAGAACACGATTATATCCATTTGGCAATTCAACATCGCATCCTTCGGCTGTATTAAATGATGCTATACCATCTTGAATGTTTGAAGATGTCAACACCAATGCACCACCAGAATCACCAGCACAAAGATACACTATTTGTAGTAGCAGTATAAAATTTTATCAGCATATAGGAAAGATTAACCATAGACCGTTCTACATGCTTCGTTGGAGATTACTTTAAAATTTGCAAACTGTAAAGTCTCAAAATCAGCGGTTGTATTAGCAACTGTACGGCCCCATCCAGTAACAACAACCGTTTCGCGCTCGTATTTAGGATAAGATGAAGCACGAGGTGGCAGGCACACCGGTTGATTGGGATTTGTAAATGTTACTGCAGGAATTCTAATCAAAGCTATATCATGAAAAGCGGTGTCAGCGTTGAATTCTGCATATAATATAAACTTGCCACTGTGCATATTAAAACTATATGGACTTATATGCATTATTTTGTCACAAAAGAATATTTTTCGGCAAAGCACAGTACAGTATTTGCTGTATATAAATAccattaaaaattcataaaattcagTACTAATAAACGGAAAGTGCTCATATAAAAATCCGCTTTTAAGCACAGAACGCGTTTACATTGATATTCTCGTTAACTAGCACATCTAGCTTTACCAATTTAAAACGATACAAGTGaaactttgtttatatttgatttttaaaaacctGCTATTTTCTACGTCTTTTTAATGTCATTTTGCCACCTTTGGCTAAGGCTAACTGACactttgtatgaaaaaaatcgtccatAGATCTGTCAAACTAAGTGAAAGCTAGCGTTAACTGAAAACGTTCAAAATAGCCCTAAGTACACAAAATTGCACGCGctcaattaaaatttgtttgaacAGAAAAATCAACAGAACTTGTATCCATTTTGGAATACAAGAACTTTAAACAATATTAGCACTTGTTTACACAAAATTtcgttattatttttatactcaattgcGCATTTTTTGGTTTTCTTGACAGTTAACCGTTGGGCCTAGAAACACGTTTCCATGAATTgataacgattttcggttacattaATACATTTCCCGCAACCTTTGTTTACCTTTCGTGAAAATGGAATGGtatattaataatatatatatagatcaGGATGAAGACCTGAGTTGATGTAGCCATTTCCGTCTGtcagtttgtatgcaaactagtccctcaatttttgggatatcttgataaaatttggtgagcaggtatgtttaggtgtccgattagataattgtcggaaccgaccggatctgacccctatagcatatatcccccatacaaccgatttttcaaaaaaagatgatttttgtcatgtcttcctcaatttatcaggttgaagcttcaaaggattcaaatttcatcgaatgcttacgtatagggaattcatttttgtctgaaaaaattgtatagatcgatcgtatatatcccatacaaccgattgttcagatgagaaactttCGTAATTTgaaccccatttcaacagctagaacctttaaatttcaccaaatgctcgcACATTTAGCATGTATTGTTGTGGGtaggttttttaataacaaatacaatagcgaaaagtattattgaatgggtgccgataagccccagaattattatacttaaactcccgcactagagcaaggaaactagtcatcatcaatgtttatggaccaacagaaagccaaaatgacgaaatcaaaaacgaatttttcgatacgctcaacagctgcgtaaactcacacgttaatcaaggggacatatgtgttattctaggcgactttaatgctaaagttggatctgacaatgatggtctagatatatacatgggtaaacacagccctggtacccggaatgacaatggtagtaggcttatagaattttgttgtgaaaacggtctggtgatcggtggaagcttattcccacataaattagtccacaaaacaacatggacgtctccggatcaacgcactaataaccaaattgatcacgtactaataaacagcagatggaggtcatccttgctagatgtgcgcgttaaaagaggagcagatattgtagcgatcactaccttgtagctggtagtttcagatttaaggtagccgcagtacagaaaaaccttcaaaaaatttgcaagaaaattgatattgagaaactaaagcatgaagaatatcaaaatgcctttaatgccgcagtacgcgaacgtgttgaacaggtaaacatgagtggtagtacaggtgacaggctagactccgttaataatatctaccaagaacttggtagcagtatccttggacacaaaaacaaagcaaagaaattatggctaacaaataatacgtggacacttattgaacagcggcggaaaattaaagaatcgcttctcagacggacgaacaacaatgacacggaggaagcaaggcagttagccgcaaggtataaagaaaaatgcaagtaaattaagaagtctgctagaaaagacaagagggaatgggctgacacattagcaagtcgagctgaaacggcagccagattaaataatatgagggaactctatgagattagtagggaactcaccggaaaatacaggagtggtcaaaaaccagtaaaagacttaaacggaaatcttattactgaaagcgaacaacaaatgagtgtatgggtggaacacttcaagaaagtattaaataatcctgtaggtgaagcgaccttaaattccaacactattgctgcaaactacaacagccaaccccacttcaatggggggggtaaacagcgcgccccctacgaaaaatgaaataatttcagcaatcaagtccttaaaaaagggcaaggccccaggaactgatgacatatatgctgaatacctcatagcagatccagataccgcagctgaaaccttacttccaatcttccgtcaggtatgggaagaagaatcctaccctcgtcagtggaatgaaggcatacttgtaaaagtcgcaaaaaagggagatacctctgattgtaacaactacagaggtatcaccttactctcgattcctagcaaagtgttctccacgatcttactgtcccgaattgaagaggcggtgtatggaactctaagagaaaatcagtttggctttagacaaaaccgatcctgtgttgatctaataaataccgtccgaatcattgttgaacaatgctgtgaatacagaacatcagcttatttactttttatcgactttaaaa contains:
- the LOC137237934 gene encoding collagenase-like, with amino-acid sequence MKSLIALSLLLCFASAFEIREPRNTQRERVSPRISNGQTAAANQFPYQAGLLLYYGGDFRFCGGSLISEEWVLTAAHCTSTAMKVTIYLGSIYESDAIVQLEVHRRHFIVHPEFEMRTARNDIALIKIPAVTCSPAIQPVSLPNHASRHLTYFHRTVMASGWGYTSHTHRSNSPVLQFAYFRVISNEECAAAYYGSSIIHDGKICTATDNRIKLLGGDSGGPLVLASSKIQIGIVSVTSMLGFGTYLPAAYTRVTSYLDWIRDKTNIEI